A region from the Paenarthrobacter aurescens genome encodes:
- a CDS encoding GntR family transcriptional regulator — protein sequence MTAGITVDLADPVPPYEQIRRQLSSLIAVGMVEPGSRLPTVRSLAADLGIAAGTVARAYKELEQQGLIESRRRNGTVVLGPPDAPRGASGEAAVMDAVDGLIRTARAAGIRDDTLIDLVRCRLSSKLES from the coding sequence ATGACTGCAGGGATCACGGTTGACCTCGCCGATCCTGTTCCACCGTACGAACAAATCCGCCGGCAACTCAGCTCTCTCATAGCCGTGGGCATGGTGGAACCCGGAAGCCGCCTGCCCACGGTCCGCAGCCTGGCCGCGGACCTGGGTATTGCGGCGGGTACGGTGGCACGCGCCTATAAGGAACTCGAACAGCAGGGATTGATTGAATCACGACGACGAAACGGGACTGTGGTGCTTGGCCCGCCTGACGCTCCGCGCGGGGCGAGCGGGGAGGCTGCGGTGATGGACGCCGTCGACGGTTTGATCCGGACGGCGCGGGCGGCCGGCATTCGTGACGACACTCTCATAGATCTGGTGCGGTGCAGGCTGAGCAGTAAGCTTGAGTCGTGA
- a CDS encoding NUDIX hydrolase, whose amino-acid sequence MNSDTPVADQTDHPGEPVAVVAAGAIPWRVTKGALEVLLIHRPRYDDWSWPKGKLDAGETVPECAAREVWEEIGLQAPLGIPLPAIHYHVSAGLKVVRYWAVKVNGAQLRPDGKEVDSVMWCSPERAASFLSNPTDAEPLEYLAKAHVRGELDTWPLILIRHAKAKPRSSWTKAEGDRPLAATGQRQAVAVQRLLEVWKPQRVVTSPWARCVATIAPYAKASGAKVKLVEALTEHTHQRSPKKTAAAVEALFDKQLPIAVCTHRPALPTALKQLGQHMPQALRAQLPSTDPFLTPGEVIVCQVARGSERKIVSVEQLKPFDD is encoded by the coding sequence CGGCGCCATTCCATGGCGCGTCACCAAGGGCGCCCTTGAGGTCCTGCTGATCCATCGTCCCCGCTACGACGATTGGTCATGGCCCAAAGGAAAGCTCGACGCCGGGGAAACCGTTCCCGAGTGCGCGGCCCGTGAAGTGTGGGAAGAGATAGGCCTGCAGGCCCCGCTGGGCATACCTCTTCCGGCCATCCACTACCACGTCAGTGCCGGTTTGAAGGTGGTCAGGTACTGGGCAGTGAAGGTCAACGGGGCGCAGCTTCGTCCCGACGGCAAAGAAGTGGACAGCGTCATGTGGTGCAGTCCTGAGAGGGCAGCCAGCTTCCTGAGCAACCCAACGGATGCGGAGCCGCTGGAGTATCTGGCAAAAGCGCACGTCCGCGGTGAACTGGATACGTGGCCGCTGATACTGATCCGCCATGCCAAAGCGAAGCCGCGGTCCTCGTGGACCAAGGCCGAGGGCGATCGCCCTTTGGCCGCCACCGGCCAGAGGCAGGCAGTTGCTGTCCAGCGCCTGCTGGAGGTGTGGAAACCACAACGGGTTGTCACCAGCCCTTGGGCGCGTTGCGTTGCCACCATTGCCCCCTACGCAAAGGCCAGCGGAGCGAAAGTGAAGTTGGTGGAGGCGCTTACCGAGCACACCCATCAGCGCTCACCCAAGAAGACTGCCGCCGCGGTTGAGGCATTGTTCGACAAGCAGTTGCCGATCGCGGTGTGCACGCATCGGCCGGCTTTGCCTACGGCGTTGAAGCAGCTGGGCCAGCACATGCCACAGGCACTGCGCGCGCAGCTCCCCTCAACGGATCCTTTCCTCACTCCCGGTGAAGTGATCGTGTGCCAGGTAGCGCGGGGATCCGAGCGGAAGATTGTGTCCGTGGAGCAGCTCAAGCCGTTCGACGACTGA